One Nocardioides dongkuii genomic window, GGTGCTGAATTGGGGAACGTCGCGGGGGTCGGCTATCCTCGACCAGTCTTCCGGCACGCCGGGGGACATGCGCCTGTAGCTCAACGGATAGAGCATCTGACTACGGATCAGAAGGTTTGGGGTTCGAATCCCTACAGGCGCACAGTTCAGATCTGCCGCACGACCTGCGTCAACGGTCGTACCAGGGTCGCTTCCCATCGTGGGAGCGGCCCTTTTCTCTGTCTCGACACCGGCCCATCGCCCCCGAGCCGCCCAGCCCGGCCGGGCGGGAAGCGCCGCTCAGTGGATGTGTGAGCCGCCGTTGACGTCGTAGGTGGCGCCGGTGATGTATCCGGTCTGCTCCCGGCACAGGTAGGTGATCAGGTCGGCGACGTCGGTGACGAGACCGCTGCGGCCGACCGGAATGCCAGCGACGAGCTGGGTCTTGGTGTCGCCCTCGAGGGCGTCGCCGGTGATGTCGGTGTCGATGAGGCCGGGTGCCACCGAGTTGACCGTGATGCCGGCCGCTCCGACCTCCCGGGCCAGGGCGCGGGCGAAGCCCAGCTGGGCGGCCTTGGCTGCCGAGTACGCGACGCCGCCGAAGACGCCGCCGCCGCGCTCGGCGGAGACCGACGAGAGGAACACCACCCGACCGAAGCCGCGGTCGGCCATGCCGGGCGTGACCCGGCGGGTGATGTTGTAGGCGCCCCGGACGTTGACGGCGAAGATGCGGTCCCACTCGGCGCCGGTGACGTCGTGGAAGCGGGTGGGGGAGGTGATGCCGGCGTTGTTGACCAGTGCACCTACCGGCGGGGCAGAGGCGCTCAGCGAGGCCAAGGCGTTCTCGACGGCGACCTCGTCGGTGACGTCGCAGGCGAGGCCGAACGCCTGGACGTCGGAGCGGTGAGCGATCTCGTCGGCTGCTTCCTTGGCGCTGGCCTCGTCGAGGTCGAGGATCGCGACGTTCCAGCCGTCGGCGGCGAGGGCGTGGGCGGTGCCGCGGCCGATGCCGCGAGTCGATGCGGCGCCGGTGACGATGGCGGTCAGGTCGGAATGAGACATGGGTGCTTCCTTTCGGGGATGGCGTCGGGCCGGGGCCCAGGTGTGCCTGCGCTCACAGGGAAGGGGGGTCGCCGGCGTCGTCGCCGGCGGTTCGCCCGGACCCGTGGAGCTCGGCCTTGACGCGGGACACGATCGAGTCGGTGGAGAGTCCGTAGCGGTCGTGCAGCGTGGGGAGTGCGCCGGCTGCGAGGAACTCGTCGGGCAGGGCGATCGGGACGATGCGCCGCCCTTGTCCGGCGTAGGCGAGGGTGGCGGCGACGGACTCGGCGAGGCCGCCGATGACGGTGTGGTTCTCCAGGGTGACGACCAGCCGGTCCGATGACGCCGCGGTGAGGATGGCAGCCGTGTCGAGCGGCTTGATGGTGGGCACGTGCAGCACGGCGACGTCCACGTGGTCCGCCTCGAGACGCTCCGCTGCCTGGAGGGCCCGCATGGTCATCAGGCCGGTGGAGATGAGCACGACGTCGCGCCCGGTGCGCAGCTCGGCTGCCTTGCCGAGCTCGAAGGTGTAGTCGTACTCGTCGAGGACCCGGGGCACTGAGCCCCGCAGCAGGCGGAGGTACGTCGGACCGTCGTGCGCGGCCAGCGCCGGCACGGCCTGCTCGATGTCCAGGGCATCGCAGGGGTCGACGATGGTCAGGCCCGGGCACCCCCGCAGGATCGCCAGGTCCTCGGTGGCCTGGTGGCTGGGGCCGTACCCGGTCGTGAGGCCCGGCAGGGCGCCGACGACGTTGACGTTCAGGCCGGGCTCGGCGATGTCGAGGCAGAGGAAGTCGTACGCGCGTCTGGTCGCGAACACCGAGTAGGTCGAGGCGAAGGGGACCAGGCCGACCTCGGCCATCCCGGCGGCGGTCCCGAGCAGCGACTGCTCGGACATGCCCATCTGGAAGAACCGGTCGGGATTCCGGTCACGGAACACGTGCATGTCGGTGTACTTCGCCAGGTCGGCCGAGAGCCCCACGATCTCCGGACGCTCCTCGGCGAGCAGGTTGAGTGCGTGCCCGAACGGCGCTGGCGTGGTCTTCTGGCCGGGGTCGGCGAAGGACGCGATCATCGCCGAGGTCTTGAGCCGCGGCGCCGGGTGGGCGGTGCGTCCAGGGGTGTGGTCGGTGGTGGTCATCGGGTCGATCCCTCCTCGAGCTGGGTGCGGGCGAGCTTCCACTCGTGCTCCTCGACGCGCATGAAGTGCGCCTTCTCGCGCTCCATCAGGAGCGGGACGCCGAAGCCGATCCGGGTGTCGCAGACGATCACCGACGGTGACCCGGTGTGCGCGGCGGCCTCGTCGAAGGCGCCGACCAGTGCCGAGGGGTCGTTGCCGTCCACCCGCACCGCGTGCCAGCCGAAGGCCCGCCACTTGTCGAGGACGGGTTCGGTGCGCAGCACGCCGGCCGTGGGGCCGTCGGCCTGGAGGGCGTTGACGTCGACGATGGCGATGACGTTGTCCAGGCCATGGTGGGCGCAGGCCAGGGCGGCCTCCCACGTCGAACCCTCGTCGAGCTCGCCGTCGGAGAGCAGGTTGAACACCCGCGCCGGGTTGCCGAGGTGCCGCAGGCCGAGCGCGACACCGGTGGTGACGGTCAGCCCGTGGCCGAGGGAGCCGCCCGAGATCTCGACCCCGGGCGTGTACGACGCCATGGACGACATCGGTAGCCGGGAGTCGTCGGAGCCGTAGGTGTCGAGCTCGTCGAGGGAGATGGTTCCGGCTTCGGCGAGGGCAGCGTAGAGAGCGATGGCGTAGTGCCCGATCGAGAGCAGGAAGCGGTCGCGCCCCTCCCAGTGCGGGTCCTGCGGGCGGTACCGCAGCTGGTCGGCGTAGACGACGGCGAGGATGTCGGCGACGCCCAGCGCCTGGCCGATGTAGCCCTGTCCTTGGACCTCGCCCATGTGGAGGGCATATCCGCGGATCCGTTGGGCGGCTGCCGTCACCCGCTCGATCCGGTCGTCCGCCGAGGTCGGGAGCGGCTCTGGGGTCGTGGGGCCGGTCGTGGGAGCCGGTGCGGCGGTGTTCGGTGCGGCCATGCGGGCGCTCCTCAGGTCGTGGTGGGCACGTCGAGATGGTCTGGCTCCAGCGTGACCCCGATCACTTCGGGTGTCAACAGTAAAACAGCCAGCAGCAAACTGTTGACAGTGGGTGTGACCGAGACCACTATCAGTGGCAGAGCCCGTCCATCCGCCCGACCCACGGAGAAAGCCATGACCGATCCGCAATCACGCGCCGAACACCGGTGCGCCACGCCGGCCGCTCGACGTCACCGATCCGGTGAAGCCGTAGGGCCCCTCGGTCCCTGTCGTGGGCGGGTGACCTGACATGGACGACACCACGACCCTGCTGATCCACCTCACGATCACCGTGGGCATCGTCGTCGGGCTGATCGTGCTCGCGAAGATCAACCCGGTCGTCTCACTGGTGATCGGAGCCCTGTACCTCGGCCTCGCCGCGGGACTCGGCTACGACGGGACGACGGTCGCCGTCTCCGAGGGCTTCGGCATCCTGATGGCCGAGGTCGGACTCATCATCGGCTTCGGCGTGATGCTCGGGACGCTGCTCTCGGCCATGGGGACCCTGCATCGGGTCGTGGACGGGATGCTGCGTCTCTTCGGCGCCAAGCGGTCCCCCCACGTGCTCGGGTTGGCCTCGGGCGTCGTCTTCCCCGCGATCTACTTCGACGTCGCGCTCGTCATCCTGGGGCCGATGGCCCGGTCGATCTCCTTGCGGACCGGCATGAGCATCGCCCCCCTGGCCGGCGCTCTGGCCATCGGTCTGGAGGTCGCCCTGCTCATGGTCCCGCCCGGTGCCGCGGCGCTCGCCATCGCGGCCGCTCTCGACCTGCCCCTGGGCACGATGCTCATGGTCGGGATCCCGTTCGGCATCGTGGTCATCGTGGTCAGCATCGCGCTGCACACGCTCCTCATGCACTTCACGTGGAACGACGCCAAGGACGACGACCCCCTGACCGATCCCGAGCACACCGGGGAGATCGCCAGCTACGGCTTGTCCTCAGGCGCCGAGTCCTCGGGCGAACAGGCCGCCGGCGGGCAGGACCAGCAGTCGCCCCAGGCTCGCCCTGGCGGCGGGGGCACCGCGCTCGCCGACCGGCACACCGGGAGCGCCGATGCCGCCCCGGGCGACGACGGGCCAGGGAAGCAGCTGCCGTTGCTGGTCGCGCTCCTGCCCCTGCTCGTGCCGGTGCTCCTCATCGTGGCGGACACCAGCACGAGTGCGGCCGGAGCGGAGGTCGACCTTCTCGGGTTCCTCGGGAACCCCGTGGTGGCGCTCCTGATCGGGCTGCTCCTGGGCGTCGCTCTCGCGATGCCGTCGCTGGGGCGGACAGGTGTCGAGGAGGTGATCGTGGCCGCCGCGTCGACCAGTGGCGTCATCCTGCTGTTCACCGGGGTCGCGGGCTCGCTCGGCCAGGTGATCTCCGAGACCAACGTCGGTGACCTCGTGGCCGGCCTGTTCAGTGCGAACGCGGCCTTCCCGCTCGTGATGGCGTGGCTGGTCGCGGCGATGCTGCGCCTCGCCCAAGGATCCGGCTCCGTGGCCGCCATCACCGCGGCAGCCCTGCTCGCGCCGGTCGTCGACAGCATGGGGCTCCCCGGCGTCCTGATCTGGCTCGCCGCGGCGTCCGGAGCCGCGTTCGGCGGGCACGTCACCGACAACACCTTCTGGATCTTCAAGACGCTGCTGGGCCTGTCGGTCCGCGGCACCTTCCAGGTGTACACGGTCGCTCAGGCGATCCTGTCGTTCGTCGGCCTGGGGTCGGTCCTGCTCCTCAGCATCTTCGTCTGAGCCGCGTCCTCACCAGGGCCGCCAACCCCGCTTCGCGCCGAGAGAGGCGCGGAGCGGGACTCAGGTGCTGAGCCGTGGGCGGTCTCCCGCGTACAGGTCGGCGGCCGCGGCCATGTGCTGCTCCACGACGCGCAGTGCCGCCTCGACGTCGCCGTCCTCGATGGCGTCCACGATGGTGGCGTGCCTGTGCTCGGACATGATGCCGGGCAGCTGGGTGGCCTCGTGGCTCATGATCGCCACCCTGATCCGGCCCTCGAGATGCCGCCAGCTCTCCACCAGCATCGGATTGCCCGACAGCTCGCAGAGCAGCAGGTGGAACGCGAGATCGGCTTCCACCTTCTCCAAGAGGTCGGTGGGCTCCCCAGCGAGCCGCGCCAGCGCCTCGCGCAAGGAGGCGACCGAGTCGCTGCGGTGGGGAGACCTGATGATGTTGGCGACCGCGAGGCCCTCGAGCGCGGCGCGCACCTGGTAGAGCCCGCGGATCTCGTCGGCGGTCAGGTGGTTGACGCGGAGCCGGCCACGGGACGCAGCCTCCACGAGGCCCTCCTGCTCCAGGTGCCGCAGCGCTTCGCGCACCGTGCCGCGGCTGACACCCAGGCGGGTCGAGAGCTCCACCTCGCCGAGGTGGTCCCCAGGGCGGTACTGCCCGCTGGTGATCGCGGACCGCAACGCCATCAACGACCGCTCCCGCAGGGTGCTGCGGTCCAGGCTGACCAGAGGCTCTGGAGTGCTCAAGAATGCTCCCGGTTCTCTAGGGACGCCGTGCCACTCCGGGTGGCGTGGTGTCGACACTTGAATGTTAGCAAGATGCCGACCGCCCGGCCGACGAGTCGGTCGACCTGCTCGCCCGGGCCCGGTTGCGGCTTCAGTCCTGGCTGCCGTGCCCTGACCCGGTCCTAGGATCGCCCGATGGCGGAGGACCGACGGGGGAGGCCCAGGAGCAAGCACTCCGAGCAGGCGGTGATGACGGCTGTCCAGGCACTGCTCCTGGAGGGAGGGTACGAACGACTGTCCATCGAGGCGGTCGCGGCCCGGGCCGGCGTGGGCAAGCAGACGATCTATCGCTGGTGGCCCTCGAAGAGCGCCTTGGTGGCTGACGCCGTTCTCGACGGCTGGATCGGCGGCGAGGTCATCCCGCTCGCGGAGACCGAGGACCTCCGGCTCGATCTGACCAACTGGCTCGTCGCCTTCGCCGAGGCCCTGTCCGACGAGCCGACAGCTGCGCTCGTCCGCGCCCTGGTGGCGGCGTCGGTCGAGCGCGAAGACTCGTCGCTGCGACTGTGGGAGCAGTTTGCAGGTCCTCAGCACGATGCGGTGGTGAAGCGCCTCAACGCAGCCACGCGTGCCGGTGATCTCAGGCCGGACATCGACGTGGCCGCCGTGGCAGATGCCCTGATCGGGGCGCCCCTCTACCACCTGCTGAGCCGTCAGCGACCGCAGTTCGCGACGCGAGCACGCGGGCTTCTGGACGTCGTCCTGGCGGGGGTGGCGGCGGGTTCGCCGCCGCATTAATGGAACGGACCGTCTCGTATCGTGATCCACGGCTGGTAGTGACGGCGCTCACATGGTGCGATGACCTCCTCCTACTCGGGAGTAACCAAGGAGGAACTCTTTGTCCACCACTCGCGTGTTCGCACGCCTCACGGCCGTCGCCCTCGCCGGGACGACCTTGCTGGCCGGCTCGCTCATGCACGCCCCGGCGGCGTCGGCGGCGCCGGTCGATGGGCTGCCCGGCTTCTACGAGGCGCCGGCTCAGCTTCCGCCCGCCAACGGTGACCTGATCCGGTCTGAGCCGATGACGTACACCCTCGATCCGGCGGGTGCGACCACGGTCGGGTTCACGTCGAGCAGGATGCTGTACCGGTCCACCGACCGGACCGGGAAGCCCATCGCCGTGTCCGGCTCGGTCATCGTGCCCAAGAAGCCATGGGCGGGTGCCGGTCCGCGTCCGGTCATCGGCTACGCCGTCGGCACGCAGGGCGTCGGCGATGCCTGCGCACCGTCGCGGCAGTTCAGTGAGGGGTTCGAGTACGAGGGCGTCTTCATGGCCGGTCTGCTGGCCAGGGGCTACGCCCTGGCCGTGACCGACTACGAAGGTCTCGGGACGGCCGGCATCCACACCTACATGGACCGCGCGTCGCAGGGGCACGCGGTCCTGGACGCGATCCGAGCCGCGAAGCAGCTCCCGGGCAGCAGTCTCGCGGCAGGCGCTCCCGCAGCCCTGTACGGGTATTCGCAAGGTGGCGGAGCTGCCGCCGCGGCCGCGGAGCTGGCGCCGACGTACGCCCCCGAGCTCACGCTGAAGGGGGCCGTGGTCGGTGCGGTCCCGGCGGACCTGACGGTGCTGCCGGACAACCTCGACCGGGGGCTCTGGGCCGAGTTCCTCTGGTTCGCCATCGCCGGGCTCACGGAGAGCTACGACGTCGACCTGGACCCCTACCTCAACGAGCGCGGGCGAGCCTTCTACGCCGACATCTCCGACGACTGCGTCTTCGACCTCTTCAACGCGGCGCTCACGTCCTCGACCGACTTCACCACCGACGGCAGCAGCCTTGCCCAGCTGTCGACCCAGGAGCCGTTCCGCACCATCCTCGACGACCAGCGCATCGGTCGCCGCGCGCCAGCAGTGCCCGTCCTGGTCACCCACAGCGTGCTGGACGACACCATCCCCTACCGGGTCGGGCGGCAGCTCGCCCGCGACTGGTGCGACCGAGGGGCCAACGTCCGGCTGAGCACCAACGTCACCCCGCTCCACCTCGGCGCCATGCTGAACAACGCCGCCGAGGTCTACGGCTACCTCGAGGCCAGGTTCGCCGGAGTCCCCGCAGCGTCGTCCTGCTGGCGGCTCTGACCCGCGTCGTCAGGGCGCGGGACGGCGTCCTTCGGTCGCCGTCCCGCGCCGGACGGTGCGCTCGTGGGTGCGGCTCACCTCACAGGCGCTCGGAGAGGGGATCTGGGCGCCGGGTGGGTTAACTTTGCGGTCTGACCCGGGCCGGACCGGGGGAGGCGAACGTGCGCTCTGCGCCGGGGTCCGAGGCTGGAAACCTCCAGAACGCCTCGGACGCTCGGAGAGCTCTGCATGTCCACCGCCGCACCCGCTTCCCCCACCCGCTGGTGGGCGCTCTGCGTCCTCGGCCTCGCCCAGCTGATGGTGGTCCTCGACGGGACCATCGTCGCCATCGCCCTGCCGGCTGCTCAGGCCGAGCTCGGCATGGCCGACGGGCAGCGGCAGTGGGTCGTCACGGCGTACGCCGTCGCGTTCTCCGCCCTGCTCCTGCTCGGCGGCCGGATCGCCGACTACTGGGGTCGCAAGCGCACCTTCATGGTCGGCATGGTCGGCTTCGGCGTCGCCTCGGTCTGGGGCGGCCTGGCGCAGTCGGGCGCCGAGCTGATCGCGGCCCGCGGCCTCCAGGGCGTCTTCGCGGCGCTGATCGCTCCCGCCGCCCTGGCGATGATCACGGTGCTGTTCCCCAGCGGCCGGGAGCGCAACGTGGCCTTCGCCGCGTTCGGCATCATCGCCGGCACCGGGGCCGCCTTCGGCTTCCTGCTGGGCGGGGTGCTGACCCAGTACGCCGACTGGCGCTGGTGCCTGCTGGTCAACGTGTTCTTCGTCGTCCTCGCGCTCATCGGCGGCAAGGCCCTGCTGGTCGAGAGCCGCGCCGAGGGCGACAACCGCTACGACCTGGTCGGTGCCGTCCTGGTGGCGTTGTCCCTCGCCGCGCTGATCTACGGCTTCGCCCGCGCCGAGCACGGGTGGGGTGAGGCGGACACGATCGGCTTCCTCGTCGCCGGCGCCGTGCTGATGGTCGCCTTCGTGTGGTGGCAGGCCCGCTCCTCCCACCCCCTGCTCCCGCTGCGGGTGGTGCAGAGCCGGGTGCGCGGCGCCGCCTTCCTGCTGCAGGCCTGCGTGGGAGTGGTGATGGTGGGCGCGATGCTCTACCTCACCTTCCACTTCCAGATCGTGCTCGCGATGAGCCCCGTGGCCGCCGGCTTCGCCAGCGTCGCGATGACGGTCGTGATCATGGCGACCGCCCCGGTCTCCACCAAGCTCTTCACCACCTACGGCCCCCGCGTGGTGCTCACCGCCGGGCCGCTCGCCGTCGCGGCAGGCCTGTTCTACCTGAGCGGGATCAGCGCCGGCGGGAGCTACTGGACCGAGGTGCTGCCCGGTCTGGTCCTGATGGGGCTGGGGTTCTCGCTGGTCCTCGTGCCGGTGCAGAACCTCGCCCTGGCCGGTGTCGACCCGCACGACGCCGGGGTCGCCTCCGCGCTGGCCAATGCCTCCGTGCACGTGGGTGGGTCGATCGCGGTGGCGGTCTTCACCGCGATCTACACCTCCTCGATGACCGACTCCCTCGCCCGGGGCACGGACGAGATGTCCGCCCTGGCCGGCGCGTACGGCGACACCCTGCTCGCCGCCGCGTGCGTGATGGTGCTGGGCTCGGCCACGTCGTTCCTGATGATCCGAGGTTCCGGGAACGACGTGGTCCCCTCCGGCTCCGAGGTCGTGGGCGCCGGGCGGACTGCCTAGAGCGAGGCGCTTGCATCCAAAGGTGCAAGCGCCGAAGTTGCATCCTGAGCGGCTCGTGGCCGGACCCCGTCGTTCCTAGCGTGGACGGTGCCAGTCCAGCCGACCCGGGAGCACCCATGACCGCCACCAGCGGCGCATCAGCGCCACGTCTCGCACCGCCGTCCCCGACGGCCGCGATCGCCCTGTCCGACGTCCAGAAGTCCTACCGCAGCGGCCTCGAGACGGCCGCCGCCCTGCGTGGGGTCTCGGTCGACCTGGACGCCGGGTCCTTCACCGCCGTGGTCGGCCAGTCCGGCTCGGGCAAGTCGACGCTGCTGCACGTGGCCGCAGGGCTCGACCGGCCCACCAGCGGTCGGGTCGTCATCGGCGGTCACGACATCACCGAGCTCTCCGACGACGACCTGACCCGGTTCCGTCGCGACCACATCGGCTTCGTCTTCCAGGCCTACAACCTGGTCGGACACCTCGACGTCCGGGAGAACATCGACCTGCCCCTGGTCCTCGGCGGTCGCACCGCCGACCCGGCCTGGGTCGCGCACCTCGTCGCCCGCATGGACCTCGGCCCGCTGCTCGACCGGTTGCCCGGCGAGCTCTCCGGCGGTCAGGCCCAACGTGTCGCGATCGCACGGGCGCTCGTCACCCGACCGACCGTGGTCTTCGCCGACGAGCCGACCGGGGCCCTGGACTCCTCGACCGGGGCCGCGGTCCTCGACCTGCTCCGCACCACCGCCCGTGACCTCGACCAGACCGTCGTCGTCGTCACCCACGACAGCCGGGTGGCGGCCGCGGCCGAGCAGGTCCTCGTGCTCGCCGACGGGCTGCTCGTCGACCGCCTCGTCGCGCCGACCGCCGAGCAGGTCACCGCCCGCGTCCTGGCGGTCGGCCGATGAACGCCGCGACCACGTCCCCGACCACTGTCCCGACCAGGCGGGCCGGCACACCGCGTCGCCTGGCCCTCGCCGGGGCTCGCGCCCACTGGGCCGCGACGGCCGGCACCGCACTGGTCGTCGCCCTCGCCGCAGCCATGACGGCGTTGACCGGCGCGCTCCTCGAGTCCGGGCTGCGCGTGCCTGACGGCGAGGGCGGCCCACTCGTCGCCGTCGCCTCCTCGTTCGCCGGCACCGCCCTGGTCCTGGTCGTCATCGTCGTGGCGGCCACCACGACCCTGGCGTTGCGTCGCAGACGACGCGAGTTCGCGCTGCTGCGCGCCGTCGGCGCGACCCGCGGCCAGGTCCGCCGCCTCGTCGCCACCGAGCTGCTGGTCCTCGCCGCGGTGGCCGCACCCCTCGGCGCCGTCCCCGGGCTGCTCCTGGCCGGCTCGCTCGACTCCGTCCTGGTCGAGGCGGGGGTCGTGCCCGCCGGGTACACCTCAGCGCTGTCACCGCTGCCGGTCCTCGGCGCCGTCCTCCTCGTCGTCCCGACCACGCTGCTGGCCGGCTGGCTCGCCGCCCGCGAGTCGGTGCGCACCGCGCCGACGGAGGCGATCCGCGAGAGCGCGACCGAAGCCGCCCCGGTGGGTCGCGTGCGTCGTGCCGCGGCGGTCCTCACCGCCGTCGCCGGCCTCGTGGCCGCGTTCACCCCGCTGTTCGTGCCGGGCACCATCGGCGGCGCCACCGCGGCCACCTCCGCGTTCCTCCTGATCGGCGCGGCCGCCTTCGCGGGCCCGGTCCTCGTCGAGTGGGCCTTCGGCCACGCCGCCCGCGCCGCGTCCGACCGTCGAGGCGCCCCCACCAGGCTCGCCCTGGGCAACATGCGCGGCTTCTCGCGGCGCCTGACCACCGTCGTCGTTCCCCTCGCCCTGGTGCTCGCCGTCGGCACCACCCAGGGCACCGTCGACCATGCCGTGCAACGAGCCGCCACCGAGCAGCTCGATGCCGCCCTCGGCACCCGCCTCGTCGCCACCTCCGCCACCGCCCTCGACACCGACGACCTCGCCGCGCTCTCCGAGGAGGCCGGCGTCACCGGTGTCGTCGCCCTGGGCGAGGCACCCGCGCAGGTCCGCACCGACGACGACGACGGACTTCCCGACAGCCTGGTCTGGGAGACCACCACGCTGCGGTCCGTCCCGCCCACGGTCGACCCCGCAGTCCTCGACCCGGGCATCACCGAGGGCTCCCTCGCCGGCCTGGCCGGCGCCGACACCGTCGCGATCAGCACCGACACCGCCTTCGAGACCGGGCGCGGCCTCGGCGACGACCTCCACGCCCGACTCGACGGGACCGACGTCGCCCTCGAGGTCACGGCGATCTACGACCGGGGGCTGGGCCTCGGCGACGTGCTGGTCGGACCCGCCACGCTCGCCGCGCACGAGGTCACCCCGACCGTGCACCTCGCGCTCGTCGAGACCGACGGGCCCGCCGAGGTGGACGGCACGGTGCCCACGGCTCGCTACGTGGCGGACGCGACCAGCGTCGACGCCGCGTCGCAGCGCCTCTCGAGCCTGCTCACCCTGATCCTGCTGCTCTTCGTCGGCCTCGGCTCCCTCAACGCCCTGGTGCTCGTCACCGCCGGTCGCCGCGACGAGCTGCGGCTCCTGCACCGCACTGGCGCCACCGGACGCCAGCTCCTGACCATGACCACGGTCGAGGCGGTGGTCACGGGCGTCACGGCCTGGGCGATCGGCACCGTCGCCGTCCTGCCCGCCGTCGTCGGCGTCAGCGTCGGCCTGCTCGGCGCCGGTGTCCCCGTCGTCGACCTCCCCACGTACGGCGCACTCAGCGGTGCCGTCATCGTCCTGACCGTCGCCGCCACCGCGCTCACCGCGTCCCGCACCGTCCGGGCCGCCACCCGCGTCACGTCCTGACGCCCCTCGCGGCCGCCGAGGCCGAGACAGCCGGACGCCCGTTGCCTGCGCCCCGTCCATCTCGAGGGACCCTCTGGCGGTCGAGTCACCCGTTGGCGGCGACGGCCTCTGCGACGTCCTCCCGCACGTCGTCGTGCAACTGCGCAGGTCCAGGGGGATCTGCCCACGCCGGGGTCGTCCAGAGCAGAGAGGGCCGCACCGAGGTGGTCGGCGAGTCCCGCCATCACGCCGATCTCTGCTCACCTGTCCGACCCGACGAGGTGCTTACGTGCTCCGCCAGCGCGACCAAGATCGGCTGGCGGGCCTCTTCCCACCTTCGACACGGACGAGACCGTGCGGCACGGGCTCGAGAGCCTCGTGCGGCGGTGGTGCTGCCGGCGATCTGAGGGGTCGGGTCGCGGCGGTGGAACGGCCCCTTGCGCTCATTGTCAGGGGCGGAACGCTGTGGCATCCTTCACACACCGACCGACCGAGCGGTCGGTCTGTCACGGAGGAGTCGGCGTGAGCGGCGAGAGCACCCCGGAGAGCGCGTCTCGAGAGCAGACCCAGGTGGAGATCTACCGCAAGGTGGTGACCATCCGCTTCGCGGAGCTTCGGATCCGAAGTCATGTGGAGAAGGAGGGGTTCGGCGGCTTCTGGCACCCGGGCATCGGCCAAGAAGGCCTCCAGGCCGGCGCGATCGCCGCCATGCGACCCGACGACTATCTCTACTACGCGCACCGCGGTCTGGGCTACGCCTATGCCAAGGGGATGGACCTGGTGGAGCTCTTCAGCGACCTGCTCGGGCGCGCCACCGGCAGCACCCGCGGCAAGGGCGGGGGCACCGTCCACTTCGCCGACGCCGAGAAGCACGTGCTAGGCCAGGGCGGCACGCTCGGGTCCAACTTCGTGATGGGCGCCGGTACGGCGGTCTCCTCGCAGCTTCTTGGGGACGATCGGGTGACCGTGGTCTTCTTCGGTGACGGGGCGTCCGGCCGCGGGACCTGGCACGAGGCGGCGCTGCAGGCGTCGGTCTGGAAGCTGCCGGTGGTCTGGATCTGCGAGAACAACGGCTGGGCCCTGTCCGCGCGGTTCGAAGACCAGAGCCCCACCGAGCACGTCGCCGACCGCGCCCCGGCGTACGGCATGCCGGGCGTGATCGTGGACGGACAGGACGCGATGGCGGTCCTGGACGCGACGAGCGAGGCCGTCGAGCGCGCCCGCCGTGGCGAGGGCCCCACCCTGATCGAGGCGAAGACGCTGCGGATCCGCGGCCACTACGAGGGTGACCGTCAGCCGTACCGGGCCGATCCGGTGCTCGGCGACGAGATCCCGAACGACCCGGTGCACCGTCTGGGGGAGGGCATCCCCGACGAGGTGCGGCGCACCATCGACGCCGAGGCCCGCCAACTGGTGGAGGAGGCCTTCGACGCTGCCCTCGCGGCACCGAAGGCGGACACGTCGGTCATCTTCGAGGACGTGTGGGCATGAGTGCGGACGTGACGGTCCCGAGCGGTCGGGTCATCGGCTACGGCCGGGCCATCAACGAGGCCTTGGCCGAGGAGATGAGGCGCGACGACCGGGTCTGGATGATGGGCCAGGACATCGGCCGGATGGGCGGTGTCTTCGGTGTCACGCGGGGCCTGCAGGACGAGTTCGGGTCGATGCGGGT contains:
- a CDS encoding lipase family protein; this translates as MFARLTAVALAGTTLLAGSLMHAPAASAAPVDGLPGFYEAPAQLPPANGDLIRSEPMTYTLDPAGATTVGFTSSRMLYRSTDRTGKPIAVSGSVIVPKKPWAGAGPRPVIGYAVGTQGVGDACAPSRQFSEGFEYEGVFMAGLLARGYALAVTDYEGLGTAGIHTYMDRASQGHAVLDAIRAAKQLPGSSLAAGAPAALYGYSQGGGAAAAAAELAPTYAPELTLKGAVVGAVPADLTVLPDNLDRGLWAEFLWFAIAGLTESYDVDLDPYLNERGRAFYADISDDCVFDLFNAALTSSTDFTTDGSSLAQLSTQEPFRTILDDQRIGRRAPAVPVLVTHSVLDDTIPYRVGRQLARDWCDRGANVRLSTNVTPLHLGAMLNNAAEVYGYLEARFAGVPAASSCWRL
- a CDS encoding MFS transporter, yielding MSTAAPASPTRWWALCVLGLAQLMVVLDGTIVAIALPAAQAELGMADGQRQWVVTAYAVAFSALLLLGGRIADYWGRKRTFMVGMVGFGVASVWGGLAQSGAELIAARGLQGVFAALIAPAALAMITVLFPSGRERNVAFAAFGIIAGTGAAFGFLLGGVLTQYADWRWCLLVNVFFVVLALIGGKALLVESRAEGDNRYDLVGAVLVALSLAALIYGFARAEHGWGEADTIGFLVAGAVLMVAFVWWQARSSHPLLPLRVVQSRVRGAAFLLQACVGVVMVGAMLYLTFHFQIVLAMSPVAAGFASVAMTVVIMATAPVSTKLFTTYGPRVVLTAGPLAVAAGLFYLSGISAGGSYWTEVLPGLVLMGLGFSLVLVPVQNLALAGVDPHDAGVASALANASVHVGGSIAVAVFTAIYTSSMTDSLARGTDEMSALAGAYGDTLLAAACVMVLGSATSFLMIRGSGNDVVPSGSEVVGAGRTA
- a CDS encoding ABC transporter ATP-binding protein is translated as MTATSGASAPRLAPPSPTAAIALSDVQKSYRSGLETAAALRGVSVDLDAGSFTAVVGQSGSGKSTLLHVAAGLDRPTSGRVVIGGHDITELSDDDLTRFRRDHIGFVFQAYNLVGHLDVRENIDLPLVLGGRTADPAWVAHLVARMDLGPLLDRLPGELSGGQAQRVAIARALVTRPTVVFADEPTGALDSSTGAAVLDLLRTTARDLDQTVVVVTHDSRVAAAAEQVLVLADGLLVDRLVAPTAEQVTARVLAVGR
- a CDS encoding FtsX-like permease family protein yields the protein MNAATTSPTTVPTRRAGTPRRLALAGARAHWAATAGTALVVALAAAMTALTGALLESGLRVPDGEGGPLVAVASSFAGTALVLVVIVVAATTTLALRRRRREFALLRAVGATRGQVRRLVATELLVLAAVAAPLGAVPGLLLAGSLDSVLVEAGVVPAGYTSALSPLPVLGAVLLVVPTTLLAGWLAARESVRTAPTEAIRESATEAAPVGRVRRAAAVLTAVAGLVAAFTPLFVPGTIGGATAATSAFLLIGAAAFAGPVLVEWAFGHAARAASDRRGAPTRLALGNMRGFSRRLTTVVVPLALVLAVGTTQGTVDHAVQRAATEQLDAALGTRLVATSATALDTDDLAALSEEAGVTGVVALGEAPAQVRTDDDDGLPDSLVWETTTLRSVPPTVDPAVLDPGITEGSLAGLAGADTVAISTDTAFETGRGLGDDLHARLDGTDVALEVTAIYDRGLGLGDVLVGPATLAAHEVTPTVHLALVETDGPAEVDGTVPTARYVADATSVDAASQRLSSLLTLILLLFVGLGSLNALVLVTAGRRDELRLLHRTGATGRQLLTMTTVEAVVTGVTAWAIGTVAVLPAVVGVSVGLLGAGVPVVDLPTYGALSGAVIVLTVAATALTASRTVRAATRVTS
- a CDS encoding thiamine pyrophosphate-dependent dehydrogenase E1 component subunit alpha; protein product: MSGESTPESASREQTQVEIYRKVVTIRFAELRIRSHVEKEGFGGFWHPGIGQEGLQAGAIAAMRPDDYLYYAHRGLGYAYAKGMDLVELFSDLLGRATGSTRGKGGGTVHFADAEKHVLGQGGTLGSNFVMGAGTAVSSQLLGDDRVTVVFFGDGASGRGTWHEAALQASVWKLPVVWICENNGWALSARFEDQSPTEHVADRAPAYGMPGVIVDGQDAMAVLDATSEAVERARRGEGPTLIEAKTLRIRGHYEGDRQPYRADPVLGDEIPNDPVHRLGEGIPDEVRRTIDAEARQLVEEAFDAALAAPKADTSVIFEDVWA